A genome region from Rhodopseudomonas boonkerdii includes the following:
- the glmU gene encoding bifunctional UDP-N-acetylglucosamine diphosphorylase/glucosamine-1-phosphate N-acetyltransferase GlmU, with translation MTGRTSLTIVLAAGEGTRMRSSLPKVLHQVANQSLLAHVVMAAPQGAGSALAVVVGPDREDVAAEATRIRADATTFVQNERLGTAHAVLAAKDAIARGADDLLIAFGDTPLISSETFERLRAPLKDGAALAVLGFRAKAPGGYGRLLVADGQLVAIREEADASEAERRIDLCNAGVMAFAGTTALEVIEKIGNANSKGEYYLTDAVEIVRSMSLKAIVIETDEDEVRGINTKTQLAEAEAIMQTRLRRAALDAGVTLVAPETVHLSADTTFGKDVTIEQYVVIGSGVSIADGAVIHAFSHIVQAEIGKAVSVGPYARLRPGTSLGEGARIGNFVETKAAKLAAGVKVNHLTYIGDSEIGAGANIGAGTITCNYDGFNKSKTIIGAGAFVGSNSSLVAPVKIGSGAYIGSGSVITRDVPDDALAVERNEVSTREGWGRRFRDKYTGSKKPK, from the coding sequence ATGACCGGCAGGACCAGCCTTACGATTGTACTCGCAGCCGGCGAGGGGACGCGCATGCGATCGTCACTGCCGAAGGTGTTGCATCAGGTGGCGAACCAGTCGCTGCTCGCCCATGTCGTCATGGCGGCGCCCCAAGGGGCGGGGTCCGCGCTTGCGGTCGTGGTCGGACCGGATCGCGAGGATGTCGCTGCCGAAGCGACACGTATCCGTGCCGATGCCACGACATTCGTCCAGAACGAACGGCTCGGCACGGCTCATGCGGTGCTGGCTGCGAAGGACGCCATCGCGAGGGGCGCAGACGATCTACTGATTGCGTTCGGCGATACGCCGTTGATCTCGTCGGAGACTTTCGAGCGGCTGCGGGCACCGCTCAAGGACGGTGCCGCCCTGGCGGTGCTCGGTTTTCGTGCAAAGGCGCCGGGCGGTTACGGGCGCTTGCTGGTTGCGGACGGACAATTGGTGGCCATTCGTGAAGAGGCGGATGCGAGCGAGGCCGAGCGGAGAATCGATCTCTGCAATGCCGGCGTGATGGCTTTTGCCGGCACGACCGCGCTTGAGGTGATCGAGAAGATCGGGAACGCCAATAGCAAGGGCGAATATTATTTGACGGACGCTGTCGAGATCGTCCGCAGCATGAGCCTCAAGGCAATTGTTATCGAGACCGATGAGGACGAAGTGCGCGGCATCAACACCAAGACACAGCTCGCCGAGGCAGAGGCTATCATGCAGACAAGGCTGCGCAGGGCGGCGCTCGATGCGGGCGTCACCCTCGTTGCGCCGGAGACGGTGCATCTGTCTGCCGATACAACCTTCGGCAAGGACGTGACGATCGAGCAATATGTGGTCATCGGATCGGGCGTCAGTATCGCCGATGGAGCCGTGATCCACGCCTTCTCGCACATCGTGCAGGCTGAGATTGGCAAGGCGGTCTCGGTCGGCCCCTATGCACGGCTCCGGCCGGGTACCTCGTTGGGCGAGGGAGCTCGGATCGGTAATTTCGTGGAGACCAAAGCGGCCAAGCTGGCGGCCGGAGTAAAGGTCAACCACCTGACCTATATCGGGGACAGCGAGATCGGCGCAGGGGCGAATATCGGGGCCGGGACGATCACTTGCAACTATGACGGATTCAACAAGAGCAAGACGATCATTGGTGCCGGTGCCTTCGTTGGTTCGAACTCCTCATTGGTTGCACCGGTAAAGATCGGTAGTGGAGCCTATATCGGCTCAGGCTCGGTGATTACTCGCGACGTGCCGGACGATGCGTTGGCCGTAGAGCGCAACGAGGTCTCCACTAGGGAAGGCTGGGGTAGGCGCTTCCGCGACAAGTATACGGGATCGAAGAAGCCCAAGTGA
- a CDS encoding sensor histidine kinase, which translates to MSALRRTSLRWVLVNRLVSLQAMMLTGLVLAVVGGLWAGGYLVALEPEDETISVIEGALDRDPAGTLVVRETVALAQQRATMPELWFVIRDGKGARISQGNVPPEFAHIGDALDDIGQARLGWNVGDTPRATARMRWVDSAAGRVQILAGAGGTVPWHRLALAILTLFISVVLPILAVMTLTTLIATPVVVRRALLGLNDTAAQTERIDIDRRGARVSLDRVPEEIVPLVAAINGALRRLDDGYERRQRFLVDAAHELRTPIAILQIRIESIEPGPYKARLLEDVRRLAILAEQLLDSERLRQSVVPRSDIDLVDVTQHVTSDLAPLAIAAGYEIAYENSVERAPMSGDQGALERALANLIHNAIEHGGRHGKIVVSVTSTSISVTDQGPGIAPEDREHVFEPFYRINGGSRGAGLGLNLVREIVQLHDGTVEIHEGSNGGTRVTMTFGKRRSLR; encoded by the coding sequence ATGAGCGCGCTTCGCCGTACGTCGTTGCGTTGGGTTTTGGTCAATCGGCTCGTCAGCCTTCAGGCAATGATGCTCACCGGCTTGGTCCTGGCCGTGGTGGGCGGGTTATGGGCGGGCGGCTATCTCGTCGCGCTTGAGCCCGAGGACGAGACCATCAGCGTAATCGAGGGTGCCCTCGACCGCGATCCTGCGGGCACTCTGGTCGTTCGCGAGACCGTCGCGCTTGCACAGCAGCGCGCCACGATGCCGGAACTGTGGTTCGTGATTCGGGACGGCAAAGGTGCCCGCATTTCACAAGGCAATGTGCCTCCCGAATTCGCGCATATAGGCGATGCGCTCGACGATATCGGGCAGGCCCGGCTTGGCTGGAACGTCGGCGACACACCGCGCGCCACCGCGAGAATGCGTTGGGTCGACAGCGCCGCAGGACGTGTACAGATCCTCGCCGGCGCTGGCGGCACAGTGCCATGGCATCGCCTCGCCCTCGCTATCCTTACGTTGTTCATCAGCGTGGTGTTGCCGATCCTTGCCGTGATGACTTTGACGACATTGATCGCCACCCCCGTCGTGGTCCGACGCGCACTGCTCGGTCTTAACGATACGGCGGCACAAACAGAACGGATCGACATCGACAGACGCGGGGCACGCGTTTCGCTGGATCGTGTCCCCGAGGAAATTGTCCCGTTGGTGGCCGCGATAAACGGCGCGCTGCGCCGCCTCGACGATGGCTACGAGCGTCGCCAAAGATTCCTTGTCGATGCCGCCCATGAACTGCGAACCCCGATTGCCATCCTGCAAATTCGCATCGAGTCGATCGAACCGGGACCATACAAAGCCCGCCTGCTCGAAGATGTCCGGCGCCTGGCGATTCTGGCCGAACAGTTGCTCGACAGCGAGCGGTTGAGGCAATCGGTTGTACCACGGTCCGATATCGATCTCGTCGATGTGACGCAGCATGTGACCTCGGACCTTGCTCCTCTCGCCATCGCGGCCGGCTACGAAATCGCATACGAAAACAGCGTAGAGCGAGCCCCGATGTCGGGAGATCAAGGAGCTCTGGAGCGTGCACTCGCGAATCTGATCCACAATGCCATCGAACATGGCGGGCGCCACGGCAAGATCGTCGTCAGCGTCACCTCGACCTCGATCTCGGTGACCGACCAGGGTCCCGGCATCGCGCCTGAAGACCGGGAACACGTGTTCGAACCTTTCTACCGAATCAACGGTGGATCGCGCGGAGCAGGCCTCGGCCTCAATCTGGTTCGCGAGATCGTCCAGCTCCATGATGGAACGGTTGAAATTCATGAAGGATCGAACGGCGGCACGCGTGTCACAATGACGTTCGGCAAACGACGTTCGCTCCGTTAA
- the glmS gene encoding glutamine--fructose-6-phosphate transaminase (isomerizing) has protein sequence MCGIVGILGRGPVAEQIVDSLKRLEYRGYDSAGVATLEDGALTRRRAEGKLRNLEAKLGKAPLKGHVGIGHTRWATHGKPTEANAHPHAADGVAVVHNGIIENFRELRVELERQGAVFSSETDTEVVAHLVNSFVKKGATPVEAVKQALPRLKGAFALAFVFKQQDDLMIGARKGSPLAVGFGDGEMYLGSDAIALAPFTDDICYLEDGDWVVLNRKGCEIFDGSNRPAKRELLKSGASAFMVDKANYRHFMAKEIHEQPEVIGHTLARYVDMANERISLPTELPFDFRNVQRISIAACGTASLAGFVAKYWFERFARLPVEVDVASEFRYREAPVRKGDLAIFISQSGETADTLAALRYAKAEGMHTLAVVNVPTSTIARESETVMPTLAGPEIGVASTKAFTCQLMTLAALAVAAGKARGELSDADEAKLVHGLVEIPRLMTEALTHEHEIEKLARDLSKSQDVLYLGRGTSYPLALEGALKLKEISYIHAEGYAAGELKHGPIALIDESMPVVVIAPYDKVFDKTVSNMQEVAARGGRIILMTDAKGAEEATVDSMVTIVMPDMPAAFTPLVYAVPVQLLAYHTAVVMGTDVDQPRNLAKSVTVE, from the coding sequence ATGTGCGGCATCGTCGGAATTCTGGGGCGCGGCCCGGTCGCTGAGCAGATTGTGGATTCGCTGAAGCGGCTCGAATATCGCGGCTACGATTCTGCAGGTGTCGCGACATTGGAAGACGGCGCGCTGACGCGTCGCCGCGCCGAAGGCAAGCTCAGGAATCTGGAAGCCAAGCTCGGCAAGGCGCCGCTTAAGGGCCATGTCGGGATCGGGCATACGCGCTGGGCCACCCACGGCAAGCCGACCGAAGCCAATGCGCATCCGCATGCCGCCGATGGGGTCGCTGTCGTTCACAACGGCATCATCGAGAATTTTCGTGAGTTGCGCGTCGAACTTGAGAGGCAGGGCGCGGTCTTCTCGAGCGAGACCGATACTGAAGTTGTCGCACACCTCGTCAATTCCTTCGTCAAGAAGGGGGCAACGCCCGTCGAGGCCGTGAAACAGGCGTTGCCGCGCCTGAAGGGGGCTTTCGCACTGGCCTTCGTGTTCAAGCAACAAGACGACCTGATGATCGGCGCCCGCAAGGGATCGCCGCTCGCAGTCGGTTTTGGTGATGGCGAGATGTATCTGGGCTCCGATGCCATCGCCCTGGCGCCCTTTACGGATGACATTTGCTATCTCGAGGACGGCGACTGGGTGGTGCTGAACCGCAAGGGCTGCGAGATTTTCGACGGGAGCAACAGGCCTGCGAAGCGTGAACTGCTGAAGTCGGGCGCGTCGGCCTTCATGGTCGACAAGGCCAATTATCGCCACTTCATGGCGAAGGAGATTCACGAGCAGCCGGAAGTCATCGGTCATACGCTGGCGCGCTATGTGGATATGGCGAACGAACGCATTTCGTTGCCGACCGAACTGCCCTTCGACTTCAGGAACGTTCAGCGCATTTCGATCGCCGCTTGCGGCACTGCGAGTCTGGCCGGATTTGTTGCAAAATACTGGTTCGAGCGCTTTGCGCGCCTGCCGGTCGAGGTCGATGTCGCCTCCGAATTCCGCTATCGTGAGGCGCCGGTCCGTAAGGGCGATCTGGCGATCTTCATTTCGCAGTCCGGCGAAACGGCTGACACACTGGCTGCGCTGCGTTATGCCAAGGCCGAGGGCATGCACACTCTCGCCGTCGTCAATGTGCCGACATCGACGATTGCGCGCGAAAGCGAGACGGTGATGCCGACCCTGGCAGGTCCTGAGATCGGTGTCGCCTCCACCAAGGCCTTTACCTGCCAGCTGATGACCTTGGCTGCGCTCGCTGTTGCTGCCGGCAAGGCAAGGGGCGAGCTGTCCGATGCCGACGAGGCCAAGCTCGTACATGGTCTTGTGGAGATTCCGCGCTTGATGACTGAAGCGCTGACGCATGAACATGAGATCGAGAAGCTCGCCCGCGACCTCTCCAAATCGCAGGACGTGCTCTATCTCGGCCGGGGCACCAGTTATCCGTTGGCACTGGAAGGCGCGCTGAAGCTGAAGGAAATCTCCTACATCCACGCGGAAGGTTATGCCGCCGGCGAGCTCAAGCACGGGCCAATTGCGCTGATCGATGAAAGCATGCCGGTGGTCGTGATCGCGCCCTATGACAAGGTGTTCGACAAAACAGTCTCGAATATGCAGGAAGTCGCTGCCCGGGGAGGCCGCATCATTCTGATGACGGATGCCAAGGGCGCGGAGGAAGCCACCGTGGACTCAATGGTGACCATCGTGATGCCGGACATGCCCGCAGCTTTTACCCCGTTGGTCTATGCCGTTCCGGTGCAATTGCTCGCCTATCACACAGCCGTTGTCATGGGCACCGACGTGGACCAGCCGCGCAATCTCGCCAAATCGGTGACGGTGGAGTAG
- a CDS encoding beta-(1-6) glucans synthase, which translates to MAAVWWWLATPVSLVRAPIDPAAKLECVSYAPFRGEQTPLNSTAIIPAAQIAADMVQLAQISKCVRTYSIDNGLDQVPELAAKVGLKVLQGVWLGSNRLKNAAQIAGVVELTKQYPNVITGVVVGNEVLLRGEMTAADLIGNIRSMKAQVGKLPVTYADVWEFWLKNRELYDAIDFVTIHILPYWEDLPIRAKNAAAHVDSIRKRVAVAFPGKEILIGETGWPSAGRMREGALPSRDNQAQVVSEILDLAKREGFRVNLIEAYDQPWKRDLEGTVGGYWGLYDADARALKYPAGVPISNYPAWKLHMGLGLGLSVLVFLTGMLTLRRKPWSPRFSAWLTVAVSATVAGALLGVAVDKLLYESYGTGRWIQWGALLAAGVLSPLLCTYATMSGRSLPTFLELLGPRPYQNRNVITVLLGLTLIVTALIAAQTALGFVFDPRYRDFPFAALTMAVVPFAGLMTVNRRAEGTRPIAEATFAGLLVASLVYIGFNEGPDNWQSLWTCAVYLLFAITLWRARAAQIQG; encoded by the coding sequence ATCGCAGCGGTGTGGTGGTGGCTCGCCACGCCGGTCTCGCTCGTGCGCGCCCCGATCGACCCTGCCGCCAAGCTGGAATGCGTGTCCTATGCGCCATTTCGCGGCGAGCAGACCCCGCTGAACTCGACCGCAATCATTCCCGCGGCACAAATTGCTGCCGACATGGTGCAATTGGCGCAAATCTCGAAATGCGTGCGCACCTATTCCATCGACAACGGTCTGGATCAGGTGCCGGAGCTGGCGGCCAAGGTCGGGCTCAAGGTGCTGCAGGGCGTCTGGCTCGGCAGCAACCGCCTGAAGAACGCTGCCCAGATCGCCGGGGTGGTCGAGCTGACCAAGCAGTATCCGAACGTCATTACGGGCGTCGTGGTGGGCAACGAGGTACTGCTGCGCGGCGAAATGACGGCCGCCGATCTGATCGGCAATATCCGCTCGATGAAGGCTCAGGTCGGCAAGCTGCCGGTGACCTATGCCGATGTCTGGGAGTTCTGGCTGAAGAATCGCGAGCTCTACGACGCCATCGACTTCGTCACCATCCACATCCTGCCCTACTGGGAAGACCTCCCGATTCGCGCCAAGAATGCTGCAGCGCACGTGGATTCGATCCGTAAGCGCGTCGCTGTGGCGTTTCCGGGCAAAGAAATTCTGATTGGCGAGACCGGCTGGCCGAGCGCCGGCCGCATGCGTGAGGGTGCCCTCCCGTCCCGAGACAACCAGGCGCAGGTGGTGTCGGAAATCCTCGATCTCGCCAAGCGCGAGGGTTTTCGGGTCAATCTGATCGAGGCCTATGATCAGCCATGGAAGCGCGATCTCGAGGGCACCGTGGGGGGATATTGGGGACTCTATGACGCCGACGCGCGTGCGCTGAAATATCCGGCGGGCGTGCCGATCAGCAACTATCCCGCCTGGAAGCTGCATATGGGCCTGGGCCTCGGTCTGAGCGTATTGGTGTTTTTGACCGGAATGCTGACCTTGCGCCGCAAACCCTGGTCGCCGCGATTCTCGGCGTGGCTGACGGTGGCGGTCTCGGCGACTGTCGCCGGCGCTTTGCTCGGCGTTGCCGTCGACAAGCTGCTTTATGAAAGTTATGGCACCGGCCGCTGGATTCAGTGGGGGGCTCTGCTGGCTGCCGGCGTGCTGTCGCCGCTGCTCTGCACCTATGCGACCATGTCGGGGCGTTCGCTGCCGACATTCCTGGAACTGCTGGGGCCGCGCCCCTACCAGAACCGGAATGTCATCACGGTTCTGCTGGGCTTGACCCTGATCGTGACCGCGCTGATCGCGGCACAGACCGCGCTCGGCTTCGTGTTCGATCCGCGCTATCGCGATTTCCCGTTCGCCGCTCTGACCATGGCGGTGGTGCCGTTCGCCGGTCTGATGACGGTGAACCGGCGCGCTGAAGGGACGCGTCCGATCGCCGAAGCCACCTTTGCCGGTCTGCTGGTGGCTTCGCTGGTCTATATCGGGTTCAACGAGGGGCCGGATAACTGGCAGTCATTGTGGACTTGTGCAGTTTATCTACTTTTCGCCATTACGCTGTGGCGGGCGCGGGCCGCGCAAATCCAAGGATGA
- a CDS encoding response regulator transcription factor produces the protein MRVLLVEDEPEMASALSTALKGHDMVVDRVATVGMAREAILTNSYGAILLDRQLPDGDGLALIPNLRAHGIQTPIIVLTARGDLADRIAGLDTGADDYLGKPFAIEELLARLRAVLRRRSDMPTETLQLGRLTYNADHREASIGGIVLALPRRELLVLETLMRRSGRTVARSTLEEAVYGFDDEIQSNALDTHVSRLRRKLAENDAGVEIHAIRGLGYLIKRTS, from the coding sequence GTGCGCGTGCTCCTTGTCGAGGACGAACCGGAAATGGCTTCAGCGCTGTCAACCGCGCTCAAGGGGCACGATATGGTGGTCGATCGCGTTGCGACGGTCGGCATGGCCAGGGAGGCCATCCTCACGAACAGCTATGGAGCCATATTGCTCGATCGCCAGTTGCCTGACGGCGATGGACTCGCGCTGATCCCCAATTTGAGAGCCCACGGCATACAAACTCCGATTATTGTCCTGACGGCACGGGGCGACCTCGCCGACCGCATCGCTGGATTGGATACCGGCGCCGATGACTATCTCGGCAAGCCATTTGCGATCGAGGAACTGCTCGCGCGGCTCCGCGCCGTATTGCGCCGGCGGAGCGACATGCCGACCGAAACACTGCAGCTTGGCCGCCTCACCTACAATGCCGATCACCGCGAAGCGAGTATTGGCGGTATCGTGCTCGCGCTCCCCCGTCGCGAGCTGTTGGTGCTCGAGACATTGATGCGACGTTCCGGTCGCACGGTCGCACGGTCCACACTTGAGGAAGCTGTCTACGGCTTTGATGACGAAATTCAGTCCAACGCGCTGGATACCCATGTTTCACGTTTGCGGCGCAAACTCGCAGAAAACGACGCAGGCGTCGAGATACACGCCATTCGTGGGCTCGGCTATCTGATCAAGCGCACGTCATGA
- a CDS encoding DUF502 domain-containing protein — MQPSELPPTPPPGELPHDAPRGFMARIRNYFLTGLIVAGPIAITFYLTWWFVTWVDAIVRPLVPEAYRPEQWLPYGIPGSGLVVAFVALTLLGFLTANLIGRSLVDLGENLLGRMPVVRAIYRGLKQVFETLFSGNGSSFRKVGMVEFPSPGMWSIVLISQPPSAEVSSKLPSEEEHISVFLPCAPNPTTGFFFYVPKSKLIEIDMSAEAAATLIMSAGVVQPGSDPQKKIAALAEMAKKSRAVQAVKQPAKVE; from the coding sequence ATGCAGCCCTCCGAACTGCCGCCGACCCCGCCTCCGGGCGAACTGCCGCATGATGCTCCGCGGGGCTTCATGGCGCGCATTCGCAATTATTTTCTCACCGGCCTGATCGTGGCCGGCCCCATTGCCATTACGTTCTATCTGACCTGGTGGTTCGTCACCTGGGTCGATGCGATCGTCCGTCCGCTGGTGCCGGAGGCCTATCGGCCTGAACAATGGCTACCTTACGGGATTCCCGGCTCCGGGCTCGTGGTTGCCTTCGTCGCGTTGACGCTGCTTGGCTTCTTGACCGCCAATCTGATCGGTCGTTCGCTGGTTGATCTCGGCGAGAATCTGCTCGGCCGCATGCCGGTGGTGCGTGCGATCTATCGTGGCCTTAAGCAGGTATTCGAAACGCTGTTTTCGGGTAATGGATCGAGTTTCCGCAAAGTCGGCATGGTGGAGTTTCCATCACCAGGTATGTGGTCGATCGTGCTGATCTCGCAGCCGCCGAGTGCCGAGGTTTCGAGTAAGCTTCCGAGTGAGGAGGAGCACATCTCTGTGTTCCTGCCTTGTGCGCCGAATCCGACCACCGGCTTTTTCTTTTATGTGCCGAAGAGTAAACTGATCGAAATCGATATGTCGGCCGAAGCGGCGGCGACACTGATCATGTCGGCGGGCGTTGTGCAGCCAGGTTCCGATCCACAGAAGAAGATCGCTGCGCTGGCTGAGATGGCGAAGAAGTCGCGGGCGGTACAGGCTGTGAAACAGCCTGCGAAGGTAGAATAG
- a CDS encoding class I SAM-dependent methyltransferase, with protein sequence MTANGLLLFLRSLAAEPRMVGAVVPSGSALANLITQDINGATGKVLELGPGTGVLTAALLQRGVRESDLTLIEYGSDFMRLLQQRFPHARVLWMDAAWISPQKLFAPETFGAVVSGLPLLNIAEQKVDAILSGVFASLKPGGAMYQFTYGVRCPISHSQLERHGLQASCAGRVLMNVPPASVYRISRRPARQASE encoded by the coding sequence ATGACAGCAAATGGCTTGCTCCTATTCCTCCGATCTCTCGCGGCTGAACCTCGCATGGTCGGAGCGGTTGTACCGTCTGGCTCCGCACTCGCCAACCTGATTACGCAGGATATCAACGGTGCTACAGGCAAGGTTCTCGAACTCGGCCCGGGCACCGGCGTCCTTACGGCGGCACTGTTGCAGCGAGGCGTAAGGGAGTCGGATTTGACGCTGATCGAATACGGCTCCGACTTCATGCGCTTGCTGCAGCAGCGATTTCCACATGCGCGAGTATTGTGGATGGACGCCGCCTGGATCTCGCCGCAGAAACTCTTCGCTCCCGAGACATTCGGTGCCGTCGTGAGCGGACTTCCCTTGCTCAACATCGCGGAGCAGAAGGTCGACGCGATCCTTTCCGGAGTCTTTGCCAGCCTCAAGCCGGGCGGTGCGATGTATCAGTTCACTTATGGCGTTCGCTGCCCGATCAGCCATTCACAACTGGAGCGCCATGGTCTTCAAGCGTCATGTGCCGGCCGCGTGCTAATGAATGTGCCGCCTGCTTCGGTCTATCGAATCTCTCGTCGTCCGGCTCGTCAAGCATCGGAATAA
- a CDS encoding succinate dehydrogenase assembly factor 2 encodes MTGTTRSSNGLDDRRKRLLYRCWHRGTREMDLILGRFADAEIGILADLELTQLEALIALEDPELYPAFVGDTDLAPEYRTPLFERIKEFRNLDKV; translated from the coding sequence ATGACGGGAACGACACGATCGAGCAACGGTCTGGATGATCGCCGCAAGCGGCTGCTGTATCGCTGCTGGCATCGCGGTACCCGGGAGATGGACCTCATTCTCGGACGCTTCGCCGATGCCGAGATCGGCATTCTCGCCGACCTCGAACTGACCCAGCTGGAAGCATTGATTGCGCTCGAGGATCCCGAGCTCTATCCAGCCTTCGTTGGCGACACCGATCTCGCCCCGGAATACCGTACCCCGCTGTTCGAGCGGATCAAAGAGTTCCGCAATCTGGACAAGGTCTGA
- the recG gene encoding ATP-dependent DNA helicase RecG, whose amino-acid sequence MRPDVLNPLFAPITTMTGIGPKQDKLFRFLLGREEPPRIVDLLLHLPASVIDRRHRPKINEAEIGTMVTLEVIVERHRPPPPGRSRAPHLVYCTDDTGTVILTYFRTFPGQIEKLLPLGAKRYVSGTTQLFDGMLQITHPDRVVDEEGFAKLSGIDAVYPLTQGLAITALRKAIAQALTKLPELPEWIGADVIRRCKFPSFSQALQRVHVPEETTDILPDGPFWSRLAYDELLAGQLALALVRAQLRRPAGDRNAGDGGLRRKVIDALPYALTPSQQQASAAIADDLTLPVRMLRLLQGDVGSGKTVVALLAAAAVAEVGKQAALMAPTEILARQHVKTIAPLAERAGLRVAILTGREKGRERKDILTRLEAGEIDFLVGTHALIQDDVIFKSLALAVVDEQHRFGVRERLALTNKGTAVDVLVLSATPIPRTLVLTYFGDMDISELREKPAGRQPIETRTLSASRLAEIVDGIGRAVDAGKLIYWIVPLVEESEMDGPKLTNAEERFEYLQQRFGDKVGLVHGRMRGLEKDAAMARFASGATQVLVATTVVEVGVDVPAATIMVIENAERFGLAQLHQLRGRIGRGSEASTCLLLYREPLGEIARKRLTVIKDSTDGFRIAEEDLKLRGEGDVLGTRQSGLPGYRIARSEVHAQFITQARDEALRILQENPKLIGQRGEALRCLLYLYERDEAISLLGAG is encoded by the coding sequence ATGCGCCCTGACGTTCTCAATCCTCTGTTTGCGCCGATCACGACCATGACCGGGATCGGCCCAAAGCAGGACAAGCTGTTCCGCTTCCTGCTCGGCCGCGAAGAGCCTCCGCGCATCGTCGATCTGCTGCTGCACCTGCCCGCCAGCGTCATCGATCGCCGCCATCGCCCCAAGATCAACGAGGCCGAGATCGGGACCATGGTGACGCTCGAGGTGATCGTGGAGCGGCACCGGCCGCCGCCGCCCGGCCGCTCCCGCGCGCCGCATCTCGTCTATTGCACCGACGATACCGGGACGGTCATCCTGACCTATTTCCGGACTTTTCCGGGACAGATCGAAAAACTGCTGCCGCTCGGCGCGAAGCGTTACGTCTCCGGCACAACGCAGCTGTTCGACGGCATGCTGCAGATCACGCATCCCGATCGCGTGGTGGATGAGGAAGGATTCGCAAAACTCTCAGGGATCGATGCGGTCTATCCGCTGACCCAAGGTCTGGCCATCACGGCGTTGCGCAAAGCGATCGCGCAGGCACTCACCAAGCTGCCGGAGTTGCCCGAATGGATCGGCGCCGACGTCATTCGCCGCTGTAAGTTTCCGTCATTCAGCCAAGCCCTGCAGCGCGTCCACGTTCCGGAGGAAACCACCGACATCCTGCCGGACGGCCCGTTCTGGTCACGCCTCGCTTATGACGAACTGCTCGCCGGCCAGCTCGCATTGGCACTGGTACGCGCGCAATTGCGCCGCCCGGCGGGAGATCGCAATGCCGGCGACGGCGGGTTGCGGCGAAAGGTCATCGATGCCCTGCCCTATGCGCTGACGCCATCGCAGCAGCAGGCATCGGCCGCCATTGCCGACGACCTCACCCTGCCCGTCCGGATGCTGCGGCTACTGCAGGGCGACGTCGGCTCGGGCAAAACGGTGGTGGCGTTGCTGGCCGCCGCGGCCGTGGCAGAAGTCGGGAAGCAGGCCGCCTTGATGGCCCCGACGGAAATCCTTGCGCGCCAGCACGTCAAGACCATCGCGCCGCTCGCCGAACGTGCCGGGCTGCGCGTCGCCATCCTCACCGGCCGTGAAAAAGGACGCGAGCGCAAGGACATTCTCACGCGGCTGGAAGCTGGCGAGATCGACTTCCTCGTCGGCACCCACGCGCTGATCCAGGACGACGTGATCTTCAAATCGCTGGCGCTTGCCGTCGTCGATGAGCAGCATCGTTTCGGCGTGCGCGAACGCCTTGCGCTCACCAATAAGGGCACAGCCGTGGATGTATTGGTGCTGTCCGCGACACCGATCCCGCGCACGCTGGTGCTGACCTATTTCGGCGACATGGATATCTCGGAGCTGCGGGAGAAACCGGCCGGCCGCCAGCCGATCGAGACCCGCACTCTTTCAGCGAGCCGTCTTGCCGAAATCGTCGATGGCATCGGCCGTGCCGTGGACGCGGGCAAGCTGATCTACTGGATCGTGCCGCTGGTGGAAGAGTCCGAGATGGACGGACCGAAACTAACCAATGCGGAGGAGCGGTTCGAGTATCTGCAGCAACGCTTCGGCGACAAGGTCGGCCTCGTCCATGGCCGTATGCGCGGGCTGGAGAAAGACGCCGCAATGGCGCGCTTCGCAAGTGGCGCAACGCAGGTTCTCGTCGCGACCACGGTTGTGGAAGTCGGCGTCGATGTGCCCGCTGCGACCATCATGGTGATCGAGAACGCCGAGCGTTTCGGCCTCGCACAGCTGCATCAGCTCCGCGGTCGTATCGGCCGCGGCTCGGAAGCATCGACCTGCCTTCTGCTTTATCGCGAGCCGCTCGGCGAGATCGCCCGGAAGCGCCTGACCGTGATCAAGGACAGCACCGATGGTTTCCGGATCGCCGAAGAGGACCTCAAGTTGCGTGGCGAGGGCGACGTCCTTGGAACGCGGCAGAGCGGCCTGCCCGGCTATCGCATTGCGCGCTCCGAAGTCCATGCACAGTTCATCACGCAGGCGCGTGATGAAGCACTACGGATTCTGCAGGAAAATCCGAAACTCATCGGCCAGCGTGGCGAGGCACTGCGGTGTCTTCTCTACTTGTATGAGCGCGACGAGGCGATATCGCTGCTCGGAGCGGGATAG